TTAAGATAAGCTAAAAAGAAGTACAAACTATTTAGATCTAGACTTTATATTCTATATGAGTGACTTGGCAGTAGCcacttttgaaaatattgtaCCATAAGATGACTTAGTAGAATTACATTCATCTGGTCACATATATTTAGATATGGGTGTTTGGATTAAGCTCTTTTACAAAGGTTTCAGCTCATTTAAGCTACTTCCCAAGATTGCTTTCACTCTTAATATTGCTTTGGAGAAAGAGGCTGCCCTTGGGTCTCTAGTTTGGTAAGATGCTCAGTGATCTAGGAACATTGGATGGCTCCTTCCTGGTTTTGCATCAACGATAGGCAACTTGGTCCACAATATGGAGAAGTGCATTAGGTCCTCATATTGTGTGGAACGAGATGGAAGAAATTGTGCCGGGCAACCAAATCCAGTGTTTGCAAGGAATAAATAAGATGATACTAAAGGGCATCATCTCTGCATGGCTGTGAGATACAATGTCAGATAATTTATCTTGGATGAATATCAACAACACTAAAATTTTGGAAGCCAAAGAGACCCAAAGGGATcactaaattatttttatctaaaGCTACAGATGAAAAGTCACTTAACCTgaggcttttttccttctaattttattttccattttaattcaaGTTACAGTGTTAATCTGGTAGTTTGTCTTTAGGGTTTTCCTCTAACTCTTAGTTTTATTGAAAGAGTTGTTAGGAATACTGGCTATAGGATAGATTCTTCTGACAGTTTTCCTAAATATTAACAGTCTGGGTTGCACAAACACTCTGAGCCTTGTTCTCGCTGGGGCATAAAGGTGCTGAGTTGGGGTTGAAAATCATTAGGTGACTTAATGTGGCTGAGAAACACCAGAGGTTTCTAAGACTTCATGGCCAATGAGAGAGCAGTTAGTTCTTCCTGCTATCTTAAACTTTATCTTCACTAAGACTTGTATTTGTTAGGATATTGGAAACCTGCAGTGCAAACCTAAGACCTTCTTTGGGTCCTTAGTGTCACTAGCCAAGGCAGATTAAGTTCTCTCTCATTTGGGAAGGTGATCATGAGTGCTTCCCTTGGGAGTGGAAAGATTAAGCCTGTACTGCTGTATAGCTATAAAACCCCATCAGTGGTCATGAATCCAGATAAGTACTTCCTTTGCCTCATTAAATGCCAGCCTGGGCACTGAATATTAGGTTGAAACATACGCAATTGCCTTGtgaaatatttgaacattttgaaCCTACAAAAATGGTCATTTTTGCATGATGCCGCCCAATAAATAATTACCCACTTTGTCCTAGAAAGCGCTTAACCATCCTACGCAGTGGTTCTAAAATTATTACTGCAGAGTAGTGTTCCCTGAGTGCTTAGTTTACATgagctgtttgtttttaaatttaaggtaATGGCACCATTGACTTCCCAGAATTTTTGACCATGATGgctagaaaaatgaaagacacAGACAGTGAAGAAGAAATCCGCGAGGCATTCAGAGTCTTTGATAAGGTAATCCTGCATCTGCACTGAGGCGGTATTTAAGTATGGctctttttttcaattaattataAAAACTTAACAATCTGTTATAGGTAGAACACTTACGCTAAATGTCTGAACCTCTGAAATCTCACTTTTTCAAATCCCCTAAGTTATTGCAGTAATCTTATTGTTTGAGGGTTGGCATAATAAACAATaaagaggttttttttattagagaagtgggtttatagaacaatcatgcgtaatatacaggattcccatatgccaccatattattaacacctaccattggtgtggtacttttgttataattgatgaaagcatatttttataattgtactaataactatagttcatagtataAGTTAGGGTTCAGTCTTTGGTTAGTGCGGttctaagaattaaaaaaaaattttaattctattacCATGTAGACAACccagcatttttccttttaatcacattcagatacacatttcagtgctgttaattatgttcaccatGCCGTGtgcccatcaccaccatccattaccaaagcattcCCACCATTCCAAATAATAACCCTGCACATTTTAAGTTCTAGCTTCCTATTCCCTATCACCTTGTTTCTTGATTGctagttttcatttctgttcactTTTGAGAAACCCCCACGTTTTCTATGTTACCTGAGTTGCACGTATCTAGAAGGTAGAGGTGGAAACTGGAGATTGGAGAATTGTCGATGTGAGCAGAGTTGGCAGTAATTTGAGAGGGCATAAGACCTACTTGCCCGTGTTGAACTATTATCAACAACTGTTCACAGGATGGCAATGGTTATATCAGCGCGGCAGAGCTACGTCACGTTATGACAAACttaggagaaaaactaacagatGAAGAAGTAGATGAAATGATCAGAGAAGCAGATATTGATGGGGATGGACAAGTCAACTACGAAGGTAAGACACTACATTTCTGTAGCTTTGTTTTTATCATCTTACCTTTAGAATCTGTGAATAAGTTAACTTCTTCACTAGACATCCACTGGTTTTACTTTATGCAGAGTAgagctgttttgttcattgaaACTACTTTTGAAGATAACCAAAAGTTatgattatttgtcttttcagaaTTCGTACAGATGATGACTGCAAAATGAAGACCTACTTTCAACTCCTTTTCCCCCCTCTAGAAGAATCAAATTGAATCTTTTACTTacctcttgcaaaaaaaaaaagttcatttattcattctgtttctgtatagcaaaactgaatgtcaaaagtACCTTctgtccacacacacaaaaaaatctgcATGTATTGGTTGGTGGTCCTGTCCCCTAAAGATCAAGCTACACATCAGTTTTACAATATAACTACTTGTACTACCTTTATGATAAGGAAGCACTTAGTGAACTCCTTAAAGTTCCATTTGCTAATGATTAATACACTGTTTGGGCTGGCCAGTTTTTCATGCATGCGGCTTGACGATTGAGCACAGTCAGGCATTTGTATTAAAAACGAAAAAcgaaaaaacaaattcaaaacttATTCAAAAGGGTTCTATTCAATTTGTTAGCTTAAATTGTCCTAGCTGGTTTActgaaaacacttttaaaattggtTTACCTCCGGATGATGTGCAGAGAAATGGGTGAAGGATGAACAGTGACGACGTGACCCCACTGGTAGGACAGCCCCGTTCTTGCGTGTGCTCTAGCTGTGGTGGCAGGACCCCGCCTGACGGCGCGCCTGCCTCTGGGGTCCACGCGGTCTGCACTGCACTAGAGCGAAATGGGGTCAGGCTGTTACTGtccacacacatttttaaaaaagaaacctttaCCAAGGGAGCATCTTTggactctctttttttaaaacctcCTGAACCATGACTTGGAGCTGGCAGAGTAGGCTGCAGACTTGAGCGCAACCGTCAACATTGCTCTTCAAGAAATTACAATTTCCGTCCATTCCAAGTTGTAAatgctagtcttttttttttttttttccaataaaatgaCCATTAACTTAAAAGTGGTGTTAATGCTTTGTAAAGCTGAGATCTGTACGGCAGGGACGAGGCAGCTGGAGGGGAGGCCAGCACACATTTAAAAGCCCAAGGCCCAGTCTTGGGTTTCCCTCCCTCCAGAGAGCCCCGCACCAACCTCTGAGTCTCAGACTCTGCCTAAAACTAAGCAGATGGGTTTGCTTCACCCTTTTTATGGACATGGAGGACTAGTTGTGTTTTCACTggagggtttgtgtgtgtgtgagcacacCAAACGTAACTTGTAAAGATCTATTCAGGCAGTAGAGCtcttaatgaaggaaaaaaacactttaaagcaTGTATTTAGGGGTTCTTCTCAATCGAGCTGCAGATTACGTGTTTTATGTAACTACTTGAGACTGTCTGTGCAAGAGACATGATTTATTGTGTCTAATTCAATCCTCGCTGTGTGGTAGAAGCAGCGGTCACTTTCTAAGCCAGTCTCTTCATTTCTAAAAGACACTCCCAGTCACCTTTTGAGTTGTGATTTCGGATTATACTTAGCATtttagcttcttttttctttctcgtttttttgtttttttgttttttttttttttgaagttgaCTTTGCTTTTTATTCCCCAAGTAGGACTAATGTTATCCCCCAGCTTGAAAGTAGAACTCCAGCCCAGAATGAGTTTTGGGTCTAATTATAAACCTGTAAACCCAAATGTAAGAGAGGCTGGTACTGGTTTTTGCAGTGGAATTGGCACGTTTAAAAAGACCCCTTAAAGAAATAGGAGCAGAgtgttctttttgaaatgaaGGCTGACTGTGCATCTTTCGTTGTGTTCACTGGTTGCATCTTATTAGGGAGGAGATGAGGATTTTGAATGTTTGGGTGGTTTTAATTTGCCAGGGAACAGTGCAGGCTACTAGTGATGCAGTGAGGAGCTCTTGGCAGCCAATTGGGTGCATTCAGGGCTGATTTATCAAGACCCTTTGCTTCTTCCTCTCCTACTCCCTGTCTCTCTGGCAATTTGCAGCTTTTTAGATTTTCTGCCAGAGGGGTGGGTCAGAGCAGTGGAGAGGAGACACCCACCTGCTGCTTCTGCTACTGCTCGTTAGATTGGGGGGTTGGTAGGGAGAGGTTGACACTCTGAACCCCAGATTGCCTTCAAAATTCCCTGAATATGAAAGGAACACAAGAATACGTTGGGACGTCTACTTGTAAAATAGGAAGGACAGAGCTTCTGAGCTGTCTGCAGGAGGTGTTTGAGTAAGTGAAATGGCCTAGATGTTTCTTTTATGGTCTTTTGACCTAGACTCAGGTTTTAGCCTGTAGTCTATGACTTTCTGGTagtttttaaagagggaattggGAGAGTGATGGTTTGACAtgtttttgcttctcttcctATTTTACGCTTTCACTAAGTCTCTTTCTAGAAGCTGGGTGGACTCCATTTTAGTGGTCCCACAGCCTATCTTAAAAGACCAGATTCTTATATGGCCAGGATCCTGTTTGGGAACCAGATACCTACCCCCAAGGGAATGCTGAGTGCCGGTTGGTGCAGAGGTGAGGAGGAATCCTGTTGCTTTTCTCCCTGGCATTTGGGGGGACGACTGGCCCAGGGTTTGAATATTTGCAGTTTATGTTGCTTTGTGAGAGGTAATAGCTGGGTGTCCAGGTAATACTCTTTAAAGTTGGTTTAGTTAGCACCTTCCTGTAAACTCTTACCCCTACTTCTAACTgttctataaatatatacatatatatatagatataaaagtGACTAGTTTAACTGGCATCCCGCTTTAGCCTGAGAACTTgccatagattaaaaaaaaacaaaaactgctgAGTACTTGGCAAACACTTTCCTAGGTTTGTTCTCCATCTGTTTGGGGTAGGTGTCGAGCAGGGCAAACGTATCTTGATATTTCAGGTGGGTTTTTGATGCACTGTTGCCAAGGAAggctttttctgattttttgacAAATGAATTTTTTGCACACTTTAATTGATGTCTTTTGGCAACTTAACACACATTGAAAATTAGCTCTattgtacatatttttatatcCTCTTTATAAATGCATGTCTGTACTTGTAACAATATTGTAACGAATGGCTGTCCAGTAGGCCTAGAGCTGCTGTGCCATGTCCGAGGAGTAGCAGATTATTAGCCCTCTCAGCATTCTGGAAACTTCTTCCTCGTCAAATAATGTAAATTTGGTCAAGTCTGCTCTTCgttcattcaattattttaaacttattttttttaatttattgtatatCCTAAGTACATTTATCCTTTTGGCAGTGACTAGATTCCACTAATGTGTCTTACTCTGACTCTTCAGCTGGCAgttaaccatttttctttttcacccttGAAGTAGTTCCATAGGAGACAGAGAAATACTTTGCTGTCTGTATCCCTTGGCATAAGAAGCTAGTGACATGGGTGGAGTGTGTGTTCTTTCTCCAAATCTACTCTATTGTTCATTAAACACTTCTGTAGCAAAGATGGTGGAAGTTCTCTTATTGCTGAAATTGTCCTTCACCATGACTATTTGAAAAGGAGATGCTCTTGAACGTTTCTGTAAATCTTGAGATAAACTGTTTGGAGATTTAACCACCTCTCTGATGGGGGACCAACTCTATGGAAATTGtaaataagttttatttataAACCTGGCActgtattcaataaacatttctgcAGCCTTTCATCTCTAACTGCGGACTGTGTAGGTTTTTAGCTCGCATAGCTTTTAATCCCTTTTGCTCTGAACAAGCCCTGCCTGCCCTCTAATGTAATTCCACCTGGACTCAAGGAAGGTAGGTGAGCATGAGGGGCCAGATATGCCACGTATATAGTGGGCACATCCCACTACAGCCTTAATCTAGTTTAATTTGGGGTGTTAATAGCTGACATTTTAACCTAATCTCGTGTATCCATGCAGAAAGGTTTATatcataaaaaatattcattaccTGACAACCTCAATGTTAACCCAAGTCTTAGGAACTGATTATAGAAAtacattttggaactaaaatgcCGTGTCAAGAGAGGGCAGCTGAGGAAAATGGGGTGGGACCTGTGCTTCCATTCAGAAACCTGAGGTTGAAGCCTTTTCCTTAATCAGTGCTGGTTCTTAAATGAGGTCTTCCAGCAGGAAAGGGTGCCTCTTTGCCACCACCTCTTTCCAGAAGGATTCTTTCCAGGCTGCCTCTCCTGTTTCGTTTCCCACTGCGCAGAAGCAGTGAGAGGGCTGAAAAGCAGAGCAACAACCAGGTTATCCCCTGGTGTATCAGAGGGCTTGATGCACATATCCAGGGAACTAAACAGAAGCTGGAACTACAAGGATAAGGCACCACCATAGGGGCAGATCCCTCCGTTCTGAGGCTCTAAgcgtggctttttttttttttttttgtccctctgtGGTCTTGGGCAGGTTCCTTaccttctctgggcctctgtaTCCTCCTTGCTCAAATAAGGTTATTGGGCTAGATACCATCTGGATTTTTTCAGGTTCCGGCCAACTTGGCTTGGCATTGGATTGAAATCACAGCCTAAAGAGTAGGAGGCAAAATAGTGTAGGGATGCTGTGGACTTCGAGATGACGAATGGGATTTTGAAAATCTCAGCAGCTCCGTATTGGGGGTGGAGTGGAGGTAAGCTTGCTATAAGGCTGATATCATATTGCAACATGGGTCAGAGAAACTGATTAAGTGACTTCTACCCTTGTCCCAGTACGGAAATAGGAAGCTGCCACTGGGCCTGAGAGAGGTTCAGTCCAAGTGACACCATCCAGTCTTCAGCAGCTGTAGTGCAGAAAACACTTCTCTGATTCAAGCTGAACTTCCCCAGGCACTGGGGGCTGGAGCCACCAATGACTCAGGATACCTTAGAAGGAAATAAagcgtcctttttttttttttttttttttttatagcttagTACTTCTCTCCCACTGCCTTCAGCCCTCTGTCAAGGAATGGGAGGGATTGGCTCAGGCTCCAGAGCTCCTAAGCTTCAAGCTGGGGCTAATGAGCTGACTAGCTTTCCTTCCCATCTTATTAGCCCTCTCAGCATTCTGGAAACTTCTTCCTCGTCAAATAATGTAAATTTGGTCAAGTCTGCTCTTCgttcattcaattattttaaacttattttttttaatttattgtatatCCTAAACTTAggttaaagaagaagaaagtcatTTTTCTTAAAAGAGTTATTTCTGTTTGCCCTGGGTGTCAGCAACCTTTTGGAGAGGGTGTATTTCTGCACTGAGTTACTATCaaattttaaagttctattttcatttttataatgatgAAGTGGGGAATTCCAGTCTCCTATCAGTAAGATAATTTCTTGAACAGTCTGTTACAGCATAATGTTTTTATCCTGACTGCATATCAGGATGTACAATTTgcttttaaactaatttttttttcctttttgagtcTTAGTATACCCTGTAAGTTgtgattgtgattttttttttgttattgcacTTACAGTAAaaggtagttttatttttttttgccttacagACAGATCATCAGAATCAAGATTTGAGATAGCAGATTATAAGTActatttttcccctttaaaaaatgaaaaataaaatgtaattataaaatatcttAGTTGAAAAGGACTAGATCATGAATTATAGGTCAAAATCCTGCCCAATGAaaggttctcaaactttttagaatatttccaatGACAAAAAGTTTGCTACCTCAATAGGCAGcctatttccatttttacaaaagtatttttctgattcttacaAGAAATGCTGTTTATTGTATAAAATGTGAGATTGAATAGCCCCACTACTGCATTAACtaattaacattttgtattcccttctgaaatttttttcatcataCATATGTAGATATATAGTCTAAAAAATTAGGACCTTACTGTtatgtatagttttttaaaaatggagtatAATACTATAATATTCTTTATTATGTACAATTAcatattgtgtgtgtatatatatatatgtattttttttgttagactttattttttgaagcaattgtaggtttatagaaaaggtATGTAGAAAGTCCAGAGTCCCTATGTATATTCCCTTGCCCTTTGTCCCCTTTCCCACCTCCATTTTATTGTTATAGTTGATAAAccaataatattataattttattattaactagagtccatactttacattagggttcattctttgtgttgtatagtacTAAGGTGGTGTCTTGTAaacttttattgtggtaacattcAACATAAaaagttcccattttaaccactttcaagtatacaattcagtggtgttaattacaattttgtgccaccatcaccaccatccattaccaaaacttttccatcaccccaaacagaaaattacCCATTAAGCATGAACTCcccataaatacatatatattataaacttACTCTTTTTCTCTCGAGacataattcatataccatacaatccaccattttaaaatgtgcaattgagtggtttttagtattttcacaAGCTTGTGCAGTCAACGCCagtaattccagaacatttcatcatccccaaaagaaatccTGCTGGCAGCCACTCTCCATCCCACTAGCCCTCCAGTCCTGACCACCACTAATTTACTTTGCGTttttggatttgcctattctgggcatgTCATATACATGGAGTCATGtatgtatagatttttttaaagtgcagTGCTTTATTATT
This genomic stretch from Tamandua tetradactyla isolate mTamTet1 chromosome 12, mTamTet1.pri, whole genome shotgun sequence harbors:
- the CALM1 gene encoding calmodulin-1 isoform X2, which encodes MADQLTEEQIAEFKEAFSLFDKDGDGTITTKELGTVMRSLGQNPTEAELQDMINEVDADGNGTIDFPEFLTMMARKMKDTDSEEEIREAFRVFDKDGNGYISAAELRHVMTNLGEKLTDEEVDEMIREADIDGDGQVNYEEFVQMMTAK
- the CALM1 gene encoding calmodulin-1 isoform X1, producing MQADQLTEEQIAEFKEAFSLFDKDGDGTITTKELGTVMRSLGQNPTEAELQDMINEVDADGNGTIDFPEFLTMMARKMKDTDSEEEIREAFRVFDKDGNGYISAAELRHVMTNLGEKLTDEEVDEMIREADIDGDGQVNYEEFVQMMTAK